The following are encoded together in the Natronincola ferrireducens genome:
- the gmk gene encoding guanylate kinase: protein MDQKGLLIVISGPSGAGKGTICKSLLNANKDIKISVSATTRSPRKGEVEGKNYYFISKEQFEEMLQEDALLEYAKVYENYYGTPKNYVLENLDSGNDVLLEIDIVGALQVKEKFKDGIFIFILPPSLEELKNRIVGRGTESDKDIEIRYGCAIEEIEQVIKYDYAVINDDIERATRDVEAIIKAEKCKVSRMHNNIKSIL, encoded by the coding sequence ATGGATCAGAAGGGATTGTTGATTGTTATATCAGGACCTTCAGGGGCAGGAAAAGGAACGATTTGCAAGAGTCTACTTAATGCAAACAAGGATATAAAAATTTCTGTATCTGCTACTACTAGAAGTCCTAGAAAAGGTGAAGTAGAAGGAAAGAATTATTATTTTATTTCTAAAGAACAATTTGAGGAAATGCTACAGGAGGATGCTTTATTAGAATATGCGAAGGTCTATGAAAATTATTATGGTACACCTAAAAACTATGTATTAGAAAACCTAGACAGTGGTAATGACGTTCTGTTAGAAATAGATATAGTAGGAGCCCTTCAGGTTAAAGAGAAATTTAAGGATGGTATTTTTATTTTTATACTACCTCCTTCTTTGGAAGAACTGAAAAATAGAATTGTGGGTAGAGGAACAGAAAGTGATAAGGATATTGAAATACGATATGGCTGTGCTATTGAAGAAATTGAGCAAGTAATAAAATATGACTATGCTGTTATCAATGATGATATTGAAAGAGCTACAAGGGATGTAGAAGCTATTATTAAAGCTGAGAAATGTAAAGTTAGTAGAATGCATAACAACATAAAATCCATACTTTAA
- the rpoZ gene encoding DNA-directed RNA polymerase subunit omega, protein MLYPSTNELMTKVDSRYTLVVAVAKRARQLIDGNEPKVKAPSLKPVSIATHEIVEDVVTYTPAVEEKDRKVNE, encoded by the coding sequence ATGTTATATCCATCAACAAATGAGTTAATGACAAAGGTAGATAGTAGATATACTTTAGTGGTAGCAGTGGCTAAAAGAGCCCGTCAGTTAATAGACGGAAATGAACCAAAGGTGAAAGCTCCTTCTCTTAAACCAGTTTCTATAGCAACCCATGAAATTGTAGAAGATGTGGTGACCTATACACCAGCTGTAGAAGAGAAGGATAGAAAGGTTAATGAATAA
- the coaBC gene encoding bifunctional phosphopantothenoylcysteine decarboxylase/phosphopantothenate--cysteine ligase CoaBC, with amino-acid sequence MLNKKNIVLGVTGGIAVYKACDIVSRLKKLSANVDVIMTKAAMEFVNPHTFQALSQNPVIKEIFETPRHWDIEHISLAQKADIILVAPATANIIGKVANGIADDMLSTTIMASTAKIVFAPAMNTKMYENKIFQSNMKRLKDLGYEFIPPQSGRLACGDIGTGKLADVDKIIEFLVELETEEQDLLGKKILITAGPTAEAIDPVRFITNHSSGKMGYALAEAASKRGADVTLIAGPTKLAPPIGVNLISIRSTLDMYAAVMKHFPEQDIVIKSAAVADYRPENIADKKIKKEEGNLTLTLARNPDILAELGKIKENKVLVGFAAETNNVIEYAKEKIIKKNLDFIVANDITEEGAGFATDTNIVYLIDKKGDVRKVDKATKLEIAHNILNKTKEFLK; translated from the coding sequence ATGTTAAATAAAAAAAACATTGTGCTAGGAGTAACGGGAGGAATTGCTGTCTATAAAGCCTGTGATATTGTCAGTAGGCTTAAAAAGCTTTCTGCAAATGTAGACGTTATTATGACAAAAGCTGCTATGGAATTTGTCAACCCCCATACTTTCCAAGCATTAAGCCAAAATCCTGTTATTAAAGAAATTTTTGAAACCCCTAGACATTGGGATATAGAGCATATATCCTTAGCTCAAAAAGCGGATATTATTTTAGTAGCTCCTGCCACAGCAAATATTATAGGTAAAGTAGCCAATGGCATTGCTGATGATATGTTATCCACAACAATTATGGCATCAACTGCAAAGATTGTTTTTGCACCTGCCATGAATACAAAAATGTATGAAAATAAAATTTTTCAGTCTAATATGAAACGGTTAAAGGACTTAGGGTATGAATTTATCCCTCCACAATCAGGAAGATTAGCCTGTGGAGATATTGGGACAGGAAAATTAGCAGATGTTGATAAAATTATAGAGTTCCTTGTAGAACTTGAAACAGAGGAACAAGACTTGCTAGGTAAAAAAATATTAATTACTGCGGGACCGACGGCAGAAGCTATAGATCCTGTAAGGTTTATTACCAATCATTCCAGTGGCAAAATGGGTTATGCTTTAGCAGAGGCAGCCAGTAAAAGGGGTGCTGATGTTACCTTGATTGCAGGTCCCACTAAGCTAGCACCACCTATAGGTGTCAACCTTATTTCTATTAGAAGCACCCTGGACATGTATGCTGCTGTTATGAAGCATTTTCCTGAACAGGACATTGTTATTAAATCTGCTGCAGTAGCAGATTACCGGCCTGAAAATATTGCTGATAAAAAAATAAAAAAGGAAGAAGGTAACTTAACCTTAACCTTAGCAAGAAATCCTGATATTTTAGCAGAACTAGGAAAAATAAAAGAAAATAAAGTATTGGTGGGATTTGCAGCTGAAACAAACAATGTTATAGAGTATGCAAAAGAAAAAATCATAAAGAAAAACTTGGATTTTATTGTAGCTAATGATATTACTGAAGAAGGTGCGGGATTTGCTACTGACACGAATATTGTCTACTTAATTGATAAAAAGGGGGATGTTCGGAAAGTTGATAAAGCCACAAAACTAGAAATAGCTCATAATATCCTGAACAAAACAAAGGAATTTTTAAAATAA
- the priA gene encoding primosomal protein N' gives MGENLYIAQAIVNNNSLHTDKIFDYSIPEDLQGVVAKGMRVMVPFGIGNNRLEAYILNIKKEEKVTYKLKDILYPLDDKPILTETQIKMILWLKNKYLCRYIEAIHCFLPSGIVNKEKKIVELIEKDWQKVISRNSKNQIEVLRILEDLGGKITLEKLFGKLSFKNFQSTLKILEEKNIIKIDYSISSRIKIQTQQYAQLTLKDDEVDTTIASLKNAKRQKEILLFLKAHKECAVKELLDILKVTRSSLNALISKGYITIIDKEHKRDPFKDIVFKDFPKLVPNSQQKKVIDVITNYIKEEKAHTFLLHGITGSGKTEIYLQLMEQVLKKDKQGIILVPEIALTPQTVERFYGRFGEGIAVLHSNLSDGERFDEWRKITEGKVNIAIGARSAIFAPFKNLGMVIIDEEHENTYKSEINPKYHAIEVANYRSKEEGAIVVLGSATPSIESYYKGEQKEVSLFTLTKRATASDLPEVEIIDMRKELDNGNKSILSHTLFSAIQQNLEVNKQTILFLNRRGFATFVSCRQCGYVVKCKHCDIAMTHHKNMKNLQCHYCGDKIQEPETCPSCSSSNINYFGAGTQRIESLINTYFPKAIIERMDMDSTIVKGSHQRILEKFKKGKIDILVGTQMISKGLDFPNVTLVGVISADASLNLPDFRASEKTFQLVTQVAGRAGRGLDKGRVILQTYNPEHYSIYTAANHDFESFYKEELLLRKEFIYPPFVQLINICFTGKNEKEVYIVSEKITNNIKYILQAKGYSQYNEIVFGPNPAIISKINEKFRYQILLKNHEVPYHLLRSIVKYLLLDKRQKFIPSTITVSIDIDPLYIM, from the coding sequence GTGGGAGAGAATTTATACATAGCACAGGCTATTGTAAATAATAACAGTCTTCACACAGATAAAATATTTGATTATAGCATACCAGAGGACCTCCAAGGAGTAGTGGCAAAGGGCATGAGGGTGATGGTTCCCTTTGGGATAGGTAATAATAGGTTAGAGGCTTATATACTTAATATAAAAAAAGAAGAAAAGGTAACCTACAAGCTAAAAGATATTTTATATCCTTTAGATGATAAACCAATTCTTACTGAGACTCAGATTAAAATGATTTTATGGCTGAAAAATAAATATTTATGCAGATATATCGAAGCCATCCATTGTTTTTTGCCTTCTGGAATTGTTAATAAAGAAAAGAAAATTGTTGAGCTTATAGAAAAAGATTGGCAGAAGGTTATTAGCAGGAATTCAAAAAATCAAATAGAGGTTTTAAGGATACTAGAAGATTTAGGTGGAAAAATAACATTAGAAAAATTGTTTGGGAAACTATCTTTTAAAAATTTCCAATCTACGTTAAAAATTTTAGAGGAAAAAAATATTATAAAAATAGATTATAGCATTTCTTCTAGAATTAAAATACAAACTCAACAATATGCACAGCTAACCCTCAAGGATGATGAGGTGGACACTACAATAGCATCCTTAAAAAATGCTAAAAGACAAAAGGAAATTTTACTGTTTTTAAAGGCCCATAAGGAATGTGCTGTGAAGGAATTGCTAGACATTTTAAAGGTTACTAGAAGCTCATTAAATGCTTTAATAAGTAAGGGATATATTACTATAATTGACAAGGAACATAAGAGAGATCCTTTTAAAGATATTGTATTTAAAGATTTTCCAAAGCTTGTTCCAAATTCCCAGCAAAAAAAGGTTATTGACGTAATTACCAATTACATCAAGGAGGAAAAAGCCCATACATTTTTACTCCATGGAATAACTGGAAGTGGAAAAACAGAAATTTATTTACAGTTAATGGAACAAGTCCTAAAAAAAGATAAGCAGGGAATTATTTTAGTTCCAGAAATAGCCTTAACTCCCCAAACAGTTGAGCGATTTTATGGAAGATTTGGAGAAGGAATAGCTGTTTTACACAGTAACCTTTCCGATGGAGAAAGATTTGATGAGTGGCGAAAAATTACTGAAGGAAAAGTAAATATTGCTATAGGAGCTAGGTCCGCTATATTTGCACCCTTTAAAAATCTTGGTATGGTTATTATTGATGAAGAACATGAAAATACGTATAAATCTGAAATCAATCCTAAATACCACGCTATAGAGGTAGCCAACTATCGTAGTAAGGAGGAGGGAGCTATTGTTGTACTAGGCTCTGCCACCCCTTCTATAGAAAGTTATTATAAAGGAGAACAAAAAGAAGTTTCACTATTTACTTTAACAAAGCGAGCTACAGCTTCGGATTTGCCAGAGGTAGAAATAATCGATATGAGGAAGGAATTAGACAATGGAAACAAAAGTATATTAAGTCATACATTGTTTTCTGCAATACAGCAAAACTTAGAAGTTAATAAACAGACAATACTGTTTTTAAATAGAAGGGGATTTGCAACCTTTGTCAGCTGTAGACAATGTGGTTACGTAGTAAAATGTAAGCATTGTGACATTGCTATGACCCATCATAAAAACATGAAAAATCTACAGTGTCATTATTGTGGAGATAAAATACAAGAACCTGAAACCTGTCCTTCATGTAGTAGTTCCAATATAAATTACTTTGGTGCTGGAACCCAACGGATAGAAAGTTTAATTAATACTTATTTTCCTAAAGCTATTATCGAGAGGATGGATATGGATTCCACAATAGTAAAGGGGTCCCATCAAAGGATTTTAGAGAAGTTTAAAAAAGGAAAAATAGATATCTTAGTGGGGACACAAATGATTTCTAAAGGATTAGATTTTCCTAATGTAACATTGGTGGGGGTTATTTCTGCAGATGCCTCGTTAAACCTACCGGACTTTCGAGCTTCAGAAAAGACCTTTCAATTAGTAACCCAGGTGGCAGGAAGGGCTGGGAGAGGATTGGATAAGGGTAGAGTAATTTTACAAACCTACAATCCAGAACATTATAGCATCTATACAGCAGCAAATCATGATTTTGAAAGCTTTTATAAAGAAGAATTACTGCTTAGGAAAGAATTTATTTATCCACCTTTTGTTCAGCTAATTAATATTTGTTTTACCGGCAAAAATGAAAAGGAAGTTTATATTGTTTCAGAAAAAATTACAAACAATATAAAATATATATTGCAGGCCAAAGGTTATAGCCAATACAATGAAATTGTCTTTGGTCCCAATCCTGCTATTATATCAAAGATTAATGAAAAGTTTAGATATCAAATATTATTAAAAAACCATGAAGTTCCCTATCATCTTTTAAGATCTATTGTAAAATATTTATTATTAGATAAGCGACAGAAGTTTATACCGTCAACCATTACTGTAAGCATTGATATTGATCCCTTATATATTATGTAA
- the def gene encoding peptide deformylase, with protein MAIRIIRQEDDPVLRKTAKVVEEIDKKIHVLIEDMIETMYDADGVGLAAPQIGILKRIIVIDIGEGPIELINPEIFEKTGEQCDTEGCLSLPGRSGEVVRPRRVKVKGVNRQGKEVVIEATGLLARVLCHEIDHLNGILFIDRIKDE; from the coding sequence ATGGCTATTAGAATAATTAGACAAGAGGATGATCCCGTTTTAAGAAAGACGGCCAAGGTAGTAGAAGAAATCGATAAAAAGATTCATGTATTGATAGAAGATATGATAGAAACCATGTATGATGCTGATGGGGTAGGGCTGGCTGCTCCACAGATTGGTATTTTGAAAAGAATTATTGTCATCGATATTGGTGAAGGTCCTATAGAACTTATCAATCCAGAAATTTTTGAGAAAACCGGAGAACAATGTGATACCGAAGGTTGTTTAAGTCTTCCGGGAAGATCGGGGGAGGTTGTCCGGCCCAGAAGAGTTAAAGTAAAAGGAGTAAACAGACAAGGTAAAGAAGTAGTTATAGAAGCTACTGGTTTGCTGGCAAGAGTCTTGTGTCATGAAATTGATCATTTAAATGGTATCCTATTTATAGATAGAATAAAAGATGAATAG
- the fmt gene encoding methionyl-tRNA formyltransferase, whose product MKIIFMGTPDFAVPSLEVLIQENHEILGVFTQPDRPKGRGKKVAMSPVKEKALEYNFDVYQPTTLRSPEVVSTIKNMKPDLMVVVAYGQILTKEILDIPPLGCVNVHASLLPRYRGAGPIQWALINGEKTTGITTMYMDEGLDTGDMILKEEIFISQNETAVELHDRLALLGGKLLKETIKHIIDGTAPREKQNHEKSTYAPRLTKELGEIQWNKNAEEIHNLIRGTIPWPMAYTTYLDKTMKIWRSDVEKSPGPHQPGEIVEVTKNKIYVGTGKDLLVIEELQFSGGKRLSTKDFLVGNSIEKHVILGGSYGNKQENCKR is encoded by the coding sequence ATGAAAATCATTTTTATGGGAACACCGGATTTTGCAGTACCATCTCTAGAGGTTTTAATCCAAGAAAACCATGAGATTTTAGGGGTTTTTACTCAACCAGATAGACCGAAGGGCAGGGGAAAAAAAGTAGCTATGTCCCCCGTGAAGGAAAAAGCTTTAGAATATAATTTTGATGTATATCAGCCAACTACATTGAGAAGTCCAGAAGTGGTATCTACGATAAAAAATATGAAACCCGACCTCATGGTGGTGGTGGCCTATGGTCAAATTTTGACAAAAGAAATACTAGATATACCACCTTTAGGGTGTGTGAATGTTCATGCTTCTCTGTTGCCTAGGTATAGAGGTGCTGGACCTATTCAATGGGCTTTGATTAATGGTGAAAAAACAACCGGAATCACCACCATGTATATGGATGAAGGTCTCGATACAGGAGATATGATCTTAAAAGAAGAAATTTTTATTTCTCAAAATGAAACTGCTGTAGAGCTTCATGATAGATTAGCCCTTTTAGGTGGAAAGCTATTAAAGGAAACCATTAAACACATAATTGATGGAACTGCCCCTAGGGAAAAACAAAACCATGAAAAATCTACCTATGCCCCTAGACTTACTAAAGAACTAGGAGAGATCCAATGGAATAAAAACGCTGAGGAGATTCATAACTTAATAAGAGGAACAATACCTTGGCCAATGGCTTATACCACATATCTTGATAAAACTATGAAAATATGGAGAAGTGATGTGGAAAAAAGTCCTGGTCCCCATCAACCTGGAGAAATCGTCGAAGTAACAAAAAATAAAATTTACGTAGGAACTGGGAAAGATTTATTGGTAATAGAGGAACTACAATTTAGTGGGGGGAAACGATTATCAACAAAGGACTTCTTAGTAGGTAATAGCATAGAAAAGCATGTAATCCTAGGAGGATCATATGGAAATAAACAAGAAAATTGCAAGAGATAG
- a CDS encoding DUF116 domain-containing protein: MEINKKIARDSSSKTFAILLIVMLMIVLALSGIIFWLSLKESTIFYQIIGFGSMIFLLIMGLSIGLTIFAVMMLWYNKRVPSMAITVMEIFIHASYPIIIALGKLLKYDKNTIRRAYTNLNNQLVLTRGYKFKGEDVLILTPHCIQKSSCPHKITNNIYNCKRCGLCNVDRLIDFKERYSINFSIVTGGTLARKMIQDLKPRAIIAIACERDLFSGLMDVKRIPILAIVNKRPEGPCINTQVDLKEVEKGILHFIKE; this comes from the coding sequence ATGGAAATAAACAAGAAAATTGCAAGAGATAGCTCCTCAAAAACCTTTGCTATCCTATTAATTGTGATGCTAATGATAGTATTGGCTTTATCAGGAATAATATTTTGGCTATCCCTAAAGGAAAGTACAATCTTTTATCAAATCATTGGTTTTGGGAGTATGATATTTCTATTAATCATGGGGCTGTCCATAGGCTTAACTATTTTTGCTGTAATGATGTTATGGTATAATAAAAGAGTTCCTTCCATGGCGATAACTGTGATGGAGATTTTTATTCATGCTTCCTATCCCATCATTATAGCCTTAGGCAAGCTATTAAAATATGATAAAAATACTATCAGAAGGGCATACACCAACTTAAATAATCAATTGGTCCTAACTAGAGGGTATAAATTTAAGGGGGAAGACGTATTGATATTGACACCCCATTGTATTCAGAAATCCTCTTGTCCCCATAAAATCACCAACAATATATATAACTGTAAAAGGTGTGGTCTTTGTAATGTTGATAGATTAATAGATTTTAAAGAAAGATATAGCATTAATTTTAGTATTGTTACAGGAGGCACCCTGGCAAGAAAGATGATACAGGATTTAAAGCCAAGGGCCATCATTGCCATTGCTTGCGAGAGGGATCTTTTCAGTGGTTTGATGGATGTTAAAAGAATTCCTATACTAGCTATTGTCAATAAACGCCCAGAAGGACCCTGTATTAATACACAAGTGGATTTAAAGGAAGTAGAGAAAGGAATTTTACATTTTATAAAGGAGTGA
- a CDS encoding zinc metallopeptidase has product MYFMPFDSSMMILIPAIIFTMYAQSKVKTTFNKYLRMPTKKGYTGYDVARTLLDQNDLRNVPIEMARGHLSDHYDPRGRVLRLSNEVYRGSSVASISVAAHEVGHAIQHARGYVPLTFRNAIFPVASFGSSAAWFFIMAGFLISGFEVLLDVGILLYAAAVLFQVVTLPVEFNASSRALRLLDANGFISRDEYKPSQKVLKAAALTYVAAMAAAVAQLLRFIVLRNRRN; this is encoded by the coding sequence ATGTATTTTATGCCTTTTGATTCAAGTATGATGATTTTAATTCCAGCCATTATATTTACCATGTATGCCCAAAGTAAGGTAAAAACAACTTTTAATAAATATTTAAGAATGCCTACTAAAAAAGGTTATACAGGATATGATGTAGCAAGAACCCTATTAGATCAAAATGACTTAAGGAATGTTCCGATAGAAATGGCTAGAGGGCATTTGTCGGATCATTATGATCCAAGAGGAAGGGTTTTAAGATTATCCAACGAGGTATATCGTGGAAGTTCTGTTGCTTCCATCAGTGTTGCAGCCCATGAGGTAGGTCATGCAATACAGCATGCTAGAGGATATGTTCCATTAACCTTTAGAAATGCTATATTCCCTGTAGCCAGCTTTGGCTCTTCTGCAGCATGGTTCTTTATTATGGCAGGCTTTTTGATCAGTGGATTTGAAGTTTTACTAGACGTAGGTATTTTATTGTATGCAGCAGCTGTGCTATTTCAAGTGGTAACCCTACCAGTGGAGTTTAATGCCAGTAGCAGAGCCTTAAGGCTTTTAGATGCTAATGGTTTTATTTCTAGGGATGAGTATAAACCTTCTCAAAAAGTTTTGAAGGCGGCAGCATTAACTTATGTAGCTGCAATGGCAGCAGCTGTTGCACAATTGCTTAGATTTATTGTGTTAAGAAATAGAAGAAATTAA
- the rsmB gene encoding 16S rRNA (cytosine(967)-C(5))-methyltransferase RsmB → MDAREGALKVLYEIEVNKAYSNIALNKEIKSKPYTKLDRNFITELVYGTLENLIFIDYVLQQFSAMKLKKINPWALNILRMGIYQILFLDKIPPFAAVNEGVNLSKKYCKRASGFINGILRNIIRNQGTINMPDRKENLLEYLSIKYSHPQWMVKRFLSYYSEDFTEELLKVNNETPKLYIRVNTLKTTVEDVIELLQQQEIKAEKNPYLSEALVIEGGFSDLEALDAYKKGLIHIQDFSSMLVARILDPKEGEFIIDVCSAPGGKTTHIAQLMKNKGQVLARDIYDHKLKLIKNNAKRLGIKIIKTEKFNGKDLDHGLIEKADKVLVDAPCSGLGIIRRKPEIKYRKEADDIKIITELQLKILINASKYVKPGGELLYSTCTIDPNENNGVVERFLKENPRYQLIDINQQYPLILPGEYQEKMIQLYPNLHGTDGFFIAKLKKK, encoded by the coding sequence ATGGATGCTAGGGAAGGTGCTTTGAAGGTTTTATATGAAATAGAAGTAAACAAAGCCTATTCTAACATAGCTTTAAATAAAGAAATAAAAAGCAAACCATATACAAAGCTTGACAGAAATTTTATTACTGAATTGGTCTATGGAACTTTGGAAAATTTAATATTTATCGATTATGTTTTACAGCAGTTCTCTGCTATGAAGTTAAAAAAAATTAATCCTTGGGCTTTAAATATACTTAGGATGGGTATATACCAAATTCTATTTTTAGATAAAATCCCACCCTTTGCAGCTGTAAATGAAGGGGTAAATTTATCTAAAAAATATTGTAAAAGAGCCTCAGGTTTTATCAATGGCATCTTAAGAAATATCATTAGAAATCAAGGAACTATCAACATGCCTGATAGGAAAGAAAATTTATTGGAGTATTTATCCATAAAATATTCCCATCCCCAATGGATGGTTAAAAGATTTTTAAGTTATTATTCTGAGGATTTTACAGAAGAACTGCTAAAGGTAAATAATGAGACACCTAAGCTTTATATAAGAGTGAATACTTTAAAAACCACTGTTGAAGATGTAATAGAATTGCTGCAACAGCAGGAAATCAAAGCAGAAAAAAACCCTTATCTTTCGGAAGCCTTGGTCATTGAAGGTGGGTTTAGTGATTTAGAAGCTTTAGATGCATATAAAAAAGGACTGATACATATTCAAGATTTTAGTTCTATGCTGGTGGCCAGGATTTTAGACCCTAAAGAGGGTGAATTTATTATTGATGTATGTAGTGCTCCAGGTGGAAAGACCACCCATATAGCCCAGCTCATGAAAAACAAAGGACAAGTACTGGCCAGAGATATCTACGACCATAAATTGAAATTAATAAAGAACAATGCAAAAAGATTAGGCATCAAAATAATTAAGACAGAAAAATTTAATGGTAAGGACCTAGATCATGGTTTAATAGAAAAGGCTGATAAGGTTTTAGTAGATGCCCCATGTTCAGGCTTGGGAATTATTAGAAGAAAGCCAGAAATTAAATATCGTAAAGAGGCTGATGATATAAAGATTATTACAGAACTACAGCTTAAAATACTTATAAATGCTTCCAAATATGTAAAACCTGGTGGAGAACTACTTTATAGTACCTGCACTATTGATCCCAATGAGAACAATGGGGTAGTGGAAAGATTTTTAAAGGAAAATCCCCGATATCAGCTAATTGACATCAATCAACAGTATCCATTGATTTTACCAGGGGAATATCAAGAAAAAATGATTCAACTGTACCCTAATCTTCATGGAACTGATGGATTCTTTATTGCAAAGCTAAAGAAGAAATAA
- the rlmN gene encoding 23S rRNA (adenine(2503)-C(2))-methyltransferase RlmN, giving the protein MEKLDLLSLSLEETQDLIDGMGEKKYRGKQIFQWVNKGIKDFEDMMNIPKALRERLQENTFITHIQMEKKLISNIDNTRKYLFLLDDGNIIEAVVMRYKHGLTACISSQVGCLMGCSFCASTKGGLIRNLRAGEMMDQILLMQKDLNERISNIVLMGSGEPLHNYQEVIKFLKIVNNENGLNIGNRHITLSTCGLIPEIKKLADLQIPINLAISLHAPNDGLRQQMMPIAKKYNIKELIEACKYYLEKNNRRITFEYALVKGVNDEENHAHQLSELLKGMLCHVNLIPVNTVVESNYEKSSNQKINLFQKVLKERGIETTIRREMGSDINAACGQLRNNYLNRD; this is encoded by the coding sequence TTGGAAAAATTAGATTTACTGAGTTTATCATTAGAGGAAACCCAAGACCTAATAGATGGAATGGGAGAAAAGAAGTATAGGGGAAAACAGATTTTTCAATGGGTGAACAAAGGAATAAAAGATTTTGAGGATATGATGAATATACCAAAAGCTTTAAGGGAAAGGCTACAAGAAAATACTTTTATAACCCATATTCAGATGGAAAAGAAATTAATTTCTAATATAGATAATACAAGAAAATATTTATTTTTATTAGATGACGGCAACATTATAGAAGCAGTTGTGATGAGATATAAGCATGGTTTAACAGCCTGCATTTCTTCTCAAGTAGGCTGCTTAATGGGTTGTAGCTTTTGTGCTTCTACCAAGGGAGGATTAATAAGAAACCTAAGGGCAGGGGAAATGATGGATCAAATCCTCTTGATGCAAAAGGATTTAAATGAAAGGATATCTAATATTGTTTTGATGGGTAGTGGAGAACCATTACATAACTACCAGGAGGTCATTAAATTTCTTAAAATAGTCAATAATGAAAATGGGTTAAATATTGGCAATAGACATATAACCCTATCCACCTGTGGATTAATACCAGAAATTAAAAAATTGGCAGACCTCCAGATACCTATTAACTTAGCTATATCTCTTCATGCCCCCAATGATGGACTAAGACAACAGATGATGCCAATAGCCAAGAAGTATAATATTAAGGAGCTTATTGAAGCATGTAAATACTATTTAGAAAAAAATAATAGACGAATAACTTTTGAATATGCTTTGGTAAAAGGGGTTAATGATGAGGAAAATCATGCTCATCAATTAAGTGAGCTTTTGAAGGGAATGCTTTGTCATGTAAATCTAATCCCAGTCAATACTGTAGTAGAGAGCAATTATGAAAAGTCTAGTAATCAAAAGATTAATCTATTTCAAAAGGTTTTAAAGGAAAGAGGTATAGAAACTACCATTAGAAGAGAAATGGGAAGTGACATAAATGCTGCTTGTGGACAGCTTAGAAATAATTATTTAAATAGGGATTGA
- a CDS encoding Stp1/IreP family PP2C-type Ser/Thr phosphatase, with protein sequence MKAAAITDVGKVREINEDNYCIYENDIGLYMVADGMGGHKGGEVASSIAIHRIKDHITKHIEEELAELEGPAIEGLIFEAFNRANREVYNKAKEDLNCEGMGTTVTMALIANNKLYIGHVGDSRGYLLRNNTLEQITQDHSLVAELVRNGSITEREAMKHPQKNIITRSLGTDENIKVDIFSVEFHEGDILILCTDGLTNFVDRYELEKILLETDDCVEVCNTLVSLANQRGGYDNITVVIVKEKATGIEGR encoded by the coding sequence ATGAAAGCAGCAGCTATTACAGATGTAGGCAAAGTAAGAGAAATAAATGAAGACAACTATTGTATTTATGAAAATGACATTGGGTTATATATGGTGGCCGATGGAATGGGAGGCCATAAAGGTGGAGAGGTTGCAAGTTCTATAGCTATTCATAGAATAAAAGACCATATTACCAAACACATAGAAGAAGAATTAGCTGAATTGGAGGGTCCAGCTATAGAGGGACTTATATTTGAAGCCTTTAATAGGGCTAATAGAGAAGTTTACAATAAGGCTAAGGAAGATTTAAATTGTGAGGGTATGGGAACAACTGTAACAATGGCTTTAATAGCAAATAACAAGTTATATATAGGTCATGTAGGAGATAGCAGAGGATATCTTTTAAGGAACAATACATTAGAGCAAATAACTCAAGATCACTCATTGGTGGCGGAATTAGTAAGAAATGGAAGCATTACCGAAAGAGAGGCTATGAAACATCCCCAAAAAAATATTATTACAAGATCCTTGGGAACAGATGAAAATATAAAAGTAGATATCTTTTCAGTAGAATTTCACGAAGGGGATATATTAATACTTTGCACCGATGGACTAACAAATTTTGTTGATAGGTATGAATTAGAAAAGATATTATTAGAAACAGATGATTGTGTTGAAGTTTGTAACACTTTAGTTTCTTTAGCAAACCAACGAGGTGGATATGATAATATTACTGTAGTTATCGTGAAAGAAAAAGCCACTGGCATAGAAGGTAGGTGA